From the Thermus brockianus genome, the window TACGCGTTTCAAACCCTCATAGGTACGGTACGAACAGATGGCCGCATTGTCTACCGAGCCTTGGAGTTGGGCGGTTTCAAACCCTCATAGGTACGGTACGAACTTGCACGGATAGGGAGCGAGCCAGGGCGTTTGAGGTTGCGTTGGCGTTTCAAACCCTCATAGGTACGGTACGAACGTGAAACGGCCTTTTCTGGTGGAGAAGCAGGTTCAGAGGTTTCAAACCCTCATAGGTACGGTACGAACGCCGCCCTAGCCCCAAAAGGCTAGGGTGGCCGCTACCACGTTTCAAACCCTCATAGGTACGGTACGAACTGGGCATCGTCCTCATCATCGTTATTTTGCAAAGGGCGGTTTCAAACCCTCATAGGTACGGTACGAACGAAGCCACGCGCCTGGTAGCGGTGTCCACCACCGCGACGTTTCAAACCCTCATAGGTACGGTACGAACTTCCCGACCTCACCCGTGAGGGAAGCCGGGCCTTGAAGTTTCAAACCCTCATAGGTACGGTACGAACTCAGGAGGTCGCCCTGGTCAAGCACACGACCGGAGGAAGGTTTCAAACCCTCATAGGTACGGTACGAACAGCCACAACATCGTCAGGAACACGAAACACTCATGAAGCTCTAATCTTAGTTTTCAAGAACCACTACGGCCGAGGTGGGAAAGTTTGGCCGTCTGAGGTCAGGCTAGCAGGGTGGGGGGTAGTGCGTCAACCCCCCCGGGTTTTGGGGGGGATTGGGGGTTGGCGCAATCGTGGATTTGGTCCAACTTCTTACATAGGGAGATACCAGGTTTAGGTCGCCCTAGCTCCTTAGGGGTCCCTTAAGCGGGTCCTTCCCCTCGTAGAGGAGGGCCAGAAGCTCTGCCGTGTGGAGCACGGGGATGCCCTGGAGGTAGGCGCCAATCTGGGTGAGGCAGCCGATGTTGCCCGTGACCACCAGGTGGGGCTCGGTGGCCTTGAGGTTTTCCGCCTTGCGCCGGCCTAGGGCCTCGGCGATCTCGGGTTGGAAGAGGTTGTAGGTGCCGGCGGAGCCGCAGCAGAGCTCCCACTCCTTGGGCTCCAAGACCTCGAGCCCCGCCGCCTTCAGGATGTTCCGGGGGGCTTCCCGCACCCCTTGGGCGTGGGCCAGGTGGCAGGCGTCGTGGTAGGCCACCCGAAGGGGGGTTTTGGGGGGTGGGGGCGGAGTGAAGCCCAGTTCGTCCAGGATGACGGTGATGTCCTTGACCTTCTGGGCCAGGGCCTTGGCCTCTGCCTCCTCGGGTTCCCCCAGGAAGAGGAGGGGGTATTCCTTCATCCCCGAGCCGCAACCAGCGGCGTTGGTGACCACGTAGTCCACGTCCTGGAAGGCCTTTAGGTTCTTGCGGGCGAGGGCTCTCGCCCCCTCCTTGTCCCCGGCGTGGAGGTTCAGGGCCCCGCAACAGACCTGCTCCCGGGCCACCACCACCTCCACCCCGTTTTCCTGGAGGACCCGGATGGTGGCTTCGTTGATGGAGGGACGGAGGACCCTTTGGGCGCACCCCAGGAGAAGCCCCACCCGGGCCTTTCTCTCGCCCTTGGCGGGGTAGACCTCTAGGTACGGGGCTTCCTCCGGAAGGCGCTCGGGGAGGAGGTCTATAGGCGCCTTGAGGGGCTTGGGCAGGGGAAGGGGCTTGAGGAGGGGCTTAAGCCGGGCGGCGAGCCCTGCCAGGGGCCGGAAGCGCTCGGGGTAGGGGAGGGTGCGGAGGAGGGCCAGGCGGTAGGCCCTTTCCAGGGGGTAGCGGTGGCGCTTCTCCTCCGTGTGGAGGCGGAAGGCGGCGATGAGCTCGCCGTAGGGTACCCCGCTCGGGCAGGCGGTGACGCAGGCCTGGCAGGCTAGGCACCGGTCCAGGTAGGGGAGGGCTTCCTCCAGGGGCAAGGCTCCCTCCAGGACCTCCTTCATCAGGAAGATGCGTCCCCTGGGGGAGTCCATCTCCTCTTGCAGGACCACGTAGGTGGGGCAGGTGGGGAGGCAGAAGCCGCAGTGGACGCAGGCCTCTATGGCGTGGGCCATCACCTCCCCTTCCTTGCCCAAGGTTTCCACGGGAATGCGGTGCTGCATGCTCTCACCCTAAGGGAAAACGGCCCATGGGGTCCAGGGCCTGCTTGAGCTTGGCGAAGAAGGCCTCGGGGGGCAGGGGGTAGAGGGGGTCTTCCGCCCCGCGGAGGACCAGGTGGGGAAAGCCCGCCCGCCTCAGGGCCTCTAGCCCTTCGGGCCCCGTGCCGGCGTAGAGGACCTCCCCCCCGTCCAGGTAGCGCCTTGGGCCCAAGGGAAGGGCCTCGAGACGGGGTATGGATGCGGGCTTGGCCGGCACCTTCACCCAGATGGGGC encodes:
- the glcF gene encoding glycolate oxidase subunit GlcF; the protein is MQHRIPVETLGKEGEVMAHAIEACVHCGFCLPTCPTYVVLQEEMDSPRGRIFLMKEVLEGALPLEEALPYLDRCLACQACVTACPSGVPYGELIAAFRLHTEEKRHRYPLERAYRLALLRTLPYPERFRPLAGLAARLKPLLKPLPLPKPLKAPIDLLPERLPEEAPYLEVYPAKGERKARVGLLLGCAQRVLRPSINEATIRVLQENGVEVVVAREQVCCGALNLHAGDKEGARALARKNLKAFQDVDYVVTNAAGCGSGMKEYPLLFLGEPEEAEAKALAQKVKDITVILDELGFTPPPPPKTPLRVAYHDACHLAHAQGVREAPRNILKAAGLEVLEPKEWELCCGSAGTYNLFQPEIAEALGRRKAENLKATEPHLVVTGNIGCLTQIGAYLQGIPVLHTAELLALLYEGKDPLKGPLRS